Within the Kingella potus genome, the region CAGAAGGCCGCTTGTGTGTCGTCCTGCACCACGCCCCGGCCGATACCGTAGCGCAGGCCGAGGGCGTATTCGGCATCGGTATAGCCCTGTTCGGCGGATTTTTTCATCCATTCGAATGATTTTTCGGGATTTTTATCCACACCCTGCCCGATGCCGTACATCATCGCAAGATTGTATTGCGCCTGCGCATCGCCCGAAACCGCATCCTTTTCATAAGCGGCAAAGGCCTTGCGATACCATTTTTCCGCCTGCACGGAATCTTTTTCCACACCGCGTCCGGTGCCGTACCGCAAACCAAGCTGCTGTTGCGCCTTGGCATGGCCTTTTTCGGCAGCCTTGCGGAACCAGAAGGCCGCTTGTGTGTCGTCCCGCGCCACTCCATGACCGACACCGTAGCGCAGGCCGAGGGCGTATTCGGCATCGGTATAGCCCTGTTCGGCAGATTTTTTCATCCATTCGAATGATTTTTCGGGATTTTTATCCACACCCTGCCCGATGCCGTACATCATCGCAAGTTCGTACTGCGCTTGCGCATTGCCGCGTTCGGCATCTTTTGCATAAGCGGCAAAGGCTTTGCGGTACCATTCGTCAGCCTGTTTCCGATCCTTTTCCACGCCGCTGCCTTCCGCATAAGCATTGCCCAGATTCAACAACGCCCGCGGAAAACCCTGATCGGCGGCTTTGCGTACCCACTCGTTGGAGATGCGCACGTTTTTGGACACGCCGTGTCCGTAGTAATACATCACGCCGAGGTTGTTCTGCCCCAAAGCATTGCCCTGCTTTGCGGATTTTTCAGACAATTCCAATGCCCGCGCGTAATCTTTCTTCACGCCGCGTCCGAGATAATAGGCTCTGCCCAGCCGCGCCTGCGCTTCGGCATTGCCCGCTTCGGCCAGCGGCTGCCACACGGCCAGGGCTTCGGTTTCCCGCCCCGCGTCGAATGCGGTTGCCGCCCCGGCAAGCTGCGTCTGTGCAGCCTTATCGGCCGCCCACACGGGTGCGGCGGACAAAAAGGCGGCTGCGGTAAGGGCGGCAAGGTATTTTTTCGCCATCATGGTATTACTCCCTGTTCGGTATTCGGATAAAAACGGATTTCCGGCTGCGGACTTAGCAAAAGGCCGTCTGAAAACTTTTCAGACGGCCTTTTGCCGCGGCCAATTCCGGATTAGTGGGCTTGCTCTTTGCTTGCTCCGGCAGCCTCTTGCGCATCGGAAGCGGCTTCTTTCGCATCCTCGGCTGCCTCGGAAGCAGCTTCTTTGGCCTCTTGTGCAGCTTCGGAAGCGGCTTCCCCGTCAGCGGAATCGGGCGTGCCCTGCAAAGCTTTGAGCGATTCGCCGCACGCGGCTTCGCGCTGGTCTTCGGGCAGGCTCTTCATCGCTTCTTTGCTCATATCAAAGGCTTTCTGCTGGGCTTCCTTCACATCGCCGCTCAGGCCGTTCAGCATTTCGCCGAAGGCTTTTTCATACTGCTCGCAGGCAGAGCCGGCAGCGGGAGCGGCCGATGCCGCAGCGGGAGCCGCATTGTCGGCGGAGTTGCCGCCGCAGGCGGACAAGGCGAAGGCGGCGGACAGGATGACGGACAGGGATGCTGCTTTTTTCATGTTTTCTCTCTTTTAAAAATAAAAATGTATTTTCCTGTTAAAAGGAAGCCAAATTGTTCGACCTTTCGGACATCCTGTCAAGTTTCGTCATAATTTTCCCTTTTGCGCCGCTTCGGACGGGCGGCACGGCCAATCCGCCGCTGCCGGAACGCTTTTTCAGACGGCCTTTGGCCTGCGCCGGCCGCCGCGCCGCAATTTCCTGCCGGCCGTTTTGTGCCATGCCTTATAATCCCGCCGTTTCTGAATCCGACGGAATCCCGCTATGAAATGGCTCAAACGCAGCAGAACCCTTTGGAAAACCGTGCGCCGTTACGGCCTTACCGAGCTGGCCCTGCCGCTGGTGCGCAACGGCTGGCAGCGCAGGCTGCTGCGGCTGCTGCCCTCCGCGCCCGAAGCGGCGGCGCAGCCCCTGCCGGTAAGGCTGAGGCTGGCTTTGGAGGAGCTGGGGCCGGTGTTTGTGAAATTCGGCCAGGTTTTGTCCACCCGTCCCGACCTGATTCCGTATGCCTATGCCGAAGAGCTGGCGAAATTACAGGACAAAGTGCCGCCCTTCGATGCGGATTTGGCACGCCGCCAGATCGAAGCGGCTCTGGGCAGGCCGCCGGAGCAGCTTTATGCGGAATTTGCAACCGTGCCGGTGGCAGCCGCATCGGTGGCGCAGGTACACAGGGCGCGGCTGCACAGCGGCGAGGAAGTGGCGGTAAAGGTGCTGCGGCCGGACATCCTGCCCGTGATCGAACAGGATTTGGCTTTGTTGCGCTTTTGCGCAGGCTGGGCGGAAAGGCTTTTCACCGACGGCAAACGCCTGCGCCCGCGCGAAGTGGTGGACGAGTTTGACAAATATCTCCACGACGAACTGGATTTGCTGCGCGAAGCGGCCAATTGCAGCCAGCTCGGACGCAATTTCAAAGACAG harbors:
- a CDS encoding DUF5339 family protein, which translates into the protein MKKAASLSVILSAAFALSACGGNSADNAAPAAASAAPAAGSACEQYEKAFGEMLNGLSGDVKEAQQKAFDMSKEAMKSLPEDQREAACGESLKALQGTPDSADGEAASEAAQEAKEAASEAAEDAKEAASDAQEAAGASKEQAH